The Candidatus Hinthialibacter antarcticus genome includes the window CGTTATTGTTCGTTATCTTCGCGGCGTTTTGCGCGCCGCATTCATTTTGCCAGCCCGCGTCAGAATTCATTGTGCCGTTGAATGTACCGGACGGCGCGGTCTCGATGCGTATGGTTTTGGTTCCCGGCGGCGAGTTTCATGCGGATCTGAACGCCTCAACGGTGATGCCGCAGTTCTACATTGGCGCCTATGAAGTCACCCAAGCGCAATGGCAAGCGGTGATGGGCGAAGCCAATAATTCGTTTTACCCGGGCGAAGACCGACCAATGGAATTGAGTTTTAACGATGCGCAACAGTTCGTTGAAAAACTCAATACGCTTGGGCTGGGTGAATTTCGCTTGCCCTGGGAAATCGAATGGGAGTACGCGGCTCGGGCGGAAACCGCGTCGCTCTTCTGGTTCGGCGATGAGATGGATTGCAGTTTGGATGGAACAAGTTATTGCGAATGGTTTGACCGCTTTATGTGGTGGGCGGGTAATTTTCGCGTCGGGACGCAAATCAATCTCGGCTCGAAAGATGTCGGACAAAAAGAAGCCAACGCCTGGGGGCTGTATGACATTCACGGCAATATGAGCGAATGGTGTTTAGACGGGCGCATTGAGCCTGCCGACCCCGAAGTTGCAGATGATGAGGCTACGCCGTTACGCGTGTTAAAAGGCGGTTCATGGGGAGACGCGGCGGGGGAATGCGCGATTGCGTCCCGCAGCGAATTGCCGGAGGGATTTCGCTCGCCCGCCTTGGGCGTGCGCCTGGTTTTGATCACTAGCGAACTGACAAATATTAGTGATTGGGAGCAATACTGAACTATAAGCCATCTCAAAATTACTTCTACATACCTTACATACCTAGCGTCTGGCATGGGTACATCTCTGCTTGCTTCAGTGCGGGCTTTCAGGTACTTATGCACAGGCGCTCCCATAGTTGCACCCATACCAGGAACAGGTGGTATTTTCTTGACAAGGTTTAAACTCCTGTCGAAAAGATTCGTTTTCACAATGCGTATTTGATGTATAATTAAGTATGGATGCATATTTTACAATTCATACTTGAAAGAGATGGTCCGATGAAAGCCACAGTCGCCGAACGCGGGCAGGTAACCATCCCAAAAGAAATTCGCGACCAATTAGGAATAACGCACCGCACTGTTCTTGAATTTCGTGAAGAGCGCGGCCGTATGATTGTTGAAAAGGTATCAGAGACAGACCCTGTCTCTGAAGTTACCGGATGTCTGAAATTGAAGAAATCAACGGATGAGTTAGTTGATGATCTGCGCGGTAAAGCATGATTACCGCAGTTGATACCAACGTTCTGATTGATGTCTTTGGCAATGATCCAAAACATGCTTCGCATTCTGCGGCTGCCTTGAGGCAATGTATTCAACAAGGCCAGTTAGTGGTATGCGATATTGTTTGGGCTGAACTTTGTTCGATTTTCCCATCTCCGATGGTGTTCGACGAAAAGATGAAGCATGTAGGAATCTTATATTCGCCAGTGAACCTCGAATCGGCTTCATTGGCGGGCGGGCTTTGGAAACGATATCGTTCTCAGGGCGGCAAGCGTAATCGAATTATCTCAGACTTTATCATTGCGGCACACGCAAAAACGCAGGCGAACCGCTTACTGACTCGCGACCGGGGATTCTATAGAAGTTACTTCAAAACACTAAAAATCATCGACCCTAGCAAATGAAAAGCCCAGCGATTTTTTTACTGGGCTTTTTTCTATGCTTCCGGCCTTCTGCCCGGCGGGCGTTGGCCCGCGCCTTTTTGGTCGCCATGACCTAAGTCGGCTTTTGCCTGATCGGCGTAAGTCAATAAGCGCTTGACGACATGGGGGTTCTGCTTCGATACATCGCGTTGTTGCCCTACATCATTACTCAGATCAAACAGCGCGAGTTCCGTCCGTCCCTGTTGATATTTGGCGGGCATGCCGTTTCGTCCGCCGGGACGCCCATTCAGGGTTCGGTAGGGGTGGGGCAGGTGCAGGCTCCAATTTTCGCTGCGGACTGCTTCCAAATTCTTGTTCCAATAAAAATAGAGCGCTTCGTGCGGCGATTGAGCGCCGGACGTTCCATTCATCAGCGGGAGAATGTCGAGGCCGTCTATCGGATGATGCGGCAACCGTGTTCCTGTTAATCCTGCCACGGTTGGTAAAATATCAATTGTCATCGCGGGTTGGTTGCATACATGGCCTGCGGGCAAGGTTCCCGGCCAGCGCATGAGGCAGGGCGTGCGGACGCCGCCGTCCCAGGTGGTGCCTTTGGCTTCGCGTAACGGTCCGGCGGAGCCTGCATGGTCGCCGTAACTCACCCAGGGGCCATTGTCGGAGGCGAAAATTACCAGCGTGTTTTCCGTTAAGCCAAAACGGCGTAGTGAAGACATGACGCGGCCTACTGACCAGTCGATTTCCATCATCACGTCGCCGTAGAGTCCGTGTTTTGATTTGCCCCTGAAGTTATCCGAAACGTGCAGCGGGACGTGAGGCATACTGTGCGCTAAATACAAAAAGAAGGGGCGCTGATGGTTCTTCTCAATAAAATTCATCGCGCGGAAAGTGTAATCGCGCGTCAGTTGGGTCTGGTCAGGGTTGTACTCAATGATCTCATTGCCTTCGATGAGAGGCAATTTAGGGAAACTATCCGTTTCAGGGTGAAATGGCCACATATCGTTTGAGTAGGGCAGTCCATAATATTCATCGAAGCCGTGTTGCAGCGGCAAGAATTGCGAGTGGTCGCCTAAGTGCCACTTGCCGAAAATGGCGGTGGCGTAGTCTTTTTGTTTGAGCAATTCTGAAATCAACATCTCATTATCATTGATGCCTATCTTGCTGCCGGGGCCGGGCGCCCCGAGGATGCCGACCCGGTTTGGATAGCAGCCCGTGAGCAAGGCCGTGCGCGAGGCGCCGCATACTGGTTGGGCGACATAGAAGTCGGTGAAGCGTACGCCTTCCGCCGCCATGCGGTCGAGGTTGGGAGTTTCAAATCCTTCGGCCCCGTTGACGCCGATGTCAGCCCAGCCCTGGTCGTCGGTGTAGATGATGACGATGTTTGGCATTTGCGTTTGGTTATGATTCGCGGTTTGCTGCATGGTTGCGCAACTATTTAACGCAAGAGCGCCGCTGGCGGCGGCGAATTGGCGAGTGAACGCCCGGCGTGTGATCGGAAGAGCCATATCGCTCCCTTTCTCGCTTTCTATCAAAATCTCTATTACAATTATGAAACGCAACCAAATTGAACCGTTTGAGTCACGGGATTGCGTATTGCTTACTCTAACGAAATTAATGGGAGAATGCCAATGTTTAAGACGTACAAATCTGTATTTGTATTATTGACCACATGCCTGCTGACGGCGACGACGGCTGGAGTGATTCTATTCAATGCGAACGCGGCGCAAGAAGTAAAAAAAGAAGATACGAAAATCGGGTTCGTGCATATTGTCTTTTTCTGGATCAACGAAGACGCCAGCGAAGCGGACGTAAAACAACTCATGGATGACTGCATCAATTACTTGGGCGCAGTGGAAAGCGTGCAGGATATCAAAGTCGGGACGCCTGCGGGAACGCCGCGCGATGTGGTCGACAACAGTTACGGCGTGTCGTTGATTGTGTCCTTCAAAGACCGCGCCGGGCAGGATTACTACCAGAAGGCGCAAAAACATTTGGACTTTATCGAACGCAATAGCAAGACGTGGAGCAAGGTTCAAGTTTACGACATGATCCCGAAGTAATTACACGGCGTGGTTGTCTTTATTGCAATTCGTTTTACTGCCTGAAAGATGCGAGGGGAGGGCGAACCTCCTGGTGAGCCGCAATGAAACAATGCCATTTCTCAATTGCGCGGCTCGTCAGGAGACTCGCCCTCCCCAAATAATTCGTATTACGCTTTGTCTGTCGTGGTTCCGAGTTCGTCCCAGGTGACCACACTGCCTTCGAATTTCTTGGTTTTCGCTTTGTACATCGCCATGCGTCCCATCAGCGCTGTGAGGGTTGAAAGCCGGCCTGTTTCGACGTTGCTGCGCGGCGTTTCTTTGTTGCGAATATGATTGGCGAAGGCTTCTAACTCCAAAGAGGTGCCGTATTCCCAACTGGTGACTTTTTCACCGAAGCGGACGGGCTTGGCGTCTTCGCCGCGCGGATGCATCTCTCCAGAATGAAAATCAATTCCACCCTTCGTGCCGTGAACAATAAGCCCTTCGCTACGGAAATGATGGGCGAGATAGAACAAGTGCGTGTAAGAGAAGATGGCGCCGTTGGCGAACTCAAATGCGACGGCGGATTGATCTTCTGAGTTATGTTCATATTTCAGGTCGCGGCCCGGCCCGATAATATGACCGATGCCCATTGCGCGGATGGGGGCTTCGCCCGCCGCCCAGCTCATGACGTCGACGTGGTGGCAGGCTTGCTCGACTAACTCGCCGCCAGAAAGAGCGACGTTCGCCACCCAGCCGCCGACCGACCATTCCCAGTGCCAATGGCCTTGCATGAAAGTGAGGTCGCCGATATCGCCGTTATGGACAAGCGGCATGCCGTCAACGAAGGTGGGCGCATAGCGACGTTGGAAGCCGATTTGGTAAATACCTTTGGCTTTGCGAGCGGCGCGGACGATTTTGTCGACGTTTTGTACATTGGCGTCCATGGGTTTTTCGCTGAAACAGTGGATGCCGGATTCCAACACAGGTACGACGACCTTGGCGTGATTGCCGACTTCGGTGGCGACGATGCAGCCATCGAGTTTTTCGGTATCAAGCAACTTGCGGAAATCCGAATACACCGTCGGTTTGTATTGTTCACAAATATATGCAGCCGACTTGCGGCGGTCTTCGCGCAGGTCGCATATCGCGGCGATACGAATGCCGGGAATGTTGGTGATGCGTTTGAGCAGGCTTTGACCGCGTCCGCCGCAGCCAATAATGCCCAATACGACTTCATCGTTGGCGCTGCGCGCCGTTTTGGCGATTCCTAAGGTAAGGGCGGTTGCGCCTACGGCGCCGAGCCCGCTTTGTTTGACGAATGAACGGCGGCTTGTTTTCAATTCCAACATGACATCCTCCTGCAGAATGGTTCTTCAAATTTAGACATAAAATGGTAAGACGCTTCTATCATCCCAAAGCCGCGCGGCCGGGTCAAGCAATGCGCAAGGGGAGAAACTGCTTTATAAGCGGTAATGTTGCAGTTAAACTGAATATCAATGAATACAAATAGTTTCACCAAAGTGAACCAGTCCAGTTAAAACCTATGAGAGTTAAATAATGACGAACCTTGACCTGCCGGTAATTGAGAATGTTGAACAATACATTAAAGAGATCGCCGCATCGGCAAAAGCGGCGGGGCGTGTGGTCGCTGCTGCATCCACCGCTGCAAAAAACCAGGCGCTGCTTGAAGCCGCGCGGCGTATCCGTACCTCGAAAGATAATATCCAGGGACAAAACAAACTTGATTTAGCCGCCGGGCGTGACAAAGGCTTGTCGTCTGCGATGCTGGATCGCCTCGAACTCAACGATAAACGCATCGAAGGCATGGCGGTCATGCTGGAAGAAGTGGCGGCGCTGCCTGACCCGGTTGGCGAAATCACCGACATGCGCACCCGGCCCAGCGGCATCCAAGTGGGGCGGATGCGGGTTCCATTGGGCGTGGTTGGAATGATCTACGAATCGCGCCCGAACGTGACCGTTGACGCGGCGGCGTTGTGTCTCAAATCGGGCAACGGCTGTCTATTGCGCGGCGGGTCGGAGGCCATTCATTCTAATGTTGCATTGGCGCGGCTGCTGCAAGCGACCTTGCAGGATTGCGGCCT containing:
- a CDS encoding formylglycine-generating enzyme family protein, translated to MKLHTLLFVIFAAFCAPHSFCQPASEFIVPLNVPDGAVSMRMVLVPGGEFHADLNASTVMPQFYIGAYEVTQAQWQAVMGEANNSFYPGEDRPMELSFNDAQQFVEKLNTLGLGEFRLPWEIEWEYAARAETASLFWFGDEMDCSLDGTSYCEWFDRFMWWAGNFRVGTQINLGSKDVGQKEANAWGLYDIHGNMSEWCLDGRIEPADPEVADDEATPLRVLKGGSWGDAAGECAIASRSELPEGFRSPALGVRLVLITSELTNISDWEQY
- a CDS encoding AbrB/MazE/SpoVT family DNA-binding domain-containing protein: MKATVAERGQVTIPKEIRDQLGITHRTVLEFREERGRMIVEKVSETDPVSEVTGCLKLKKSTDELVDDLRGKA
- a CDS encoding type II toxin-antitoxin system VapC family toxin, encoding MITAVDTNVLIDVFGNDPKHASHSAAALRQCIQQGQLVVCDIVWAELCSIFPSPMVFDEKMKHVGILYSPVNLESASLAGGLWKRYRSQGGKRNRIISDFIIAAHAKTQANRLLTRDRGFYRSYFKTLKIIDPSK
- a CDS encoding sulfatase, which gives rise to MALPITRRAFTRQFAAASGALALNSCATMQQTANHNQTQMPNIVIIYTDDQGWADIGVNGAEGFETPNLDRMAAEGVRFTDFYVAQPVCGASRTALLTGCYPNRVGILGAPGPGSKIGINDNEMLISELLKQKDYATAIFGKWHLGDHSQFLPLQHGFDEYYGLPYSNDMWPFHPETDSFPKLPLIEGNEIIEYNPDQTQLTRDYTFRAMNFIEKNHQRPFFLYLAHSMPHVPLHVSDNFRGKSKHGLYGDVMMEIDWSVGRVMSSLRRFGLTENTLVIFASDNGPWVSYGDHAGSAGPLREAKGTTWDGGVRTPCLMRWPGTLPAGHVCNQPAMTIDILPTVAGLTGTRLPHHPIDGLDILPLMNGTSGAQSPHEALYFYWNKNLEAVRSENWSLHLPHPYRTLNGRPGGRNGMPAKYQQGRTELALFDLSNDVGQQRDVSKQNPHVVKRLLTYADQAKADLGHGDQKGAGQRPPGRRPEA
- a CDS encoding Dabb family protein — its product is MFKTYKSVFVLLTTCLLTATTAGVILFNANAAQEVKKEDTKIGFVHIVFFWINEDASEADVKQLMDDCINYLGAVESVQDIKVGTPAGTPRDVVDNSYGVSLIVSFKDRAGQDYYQKAQKHLDFIERNSKTWSKVQVYDMIPK
- a CDS encoding Gfo/Idh/MocA family oxidoreductase — encoded protein: MLELKTSRRSFVKQSGLGAVGATALTLGIAKTARSANDEVVLGIIGCGGRGQSLLKRITNIPGIRIAAICDLREDRRKSAAYICEQYKPTVYSDFRKLLDTEKLDGCIVATEVGNHAKVVVPVLESGIHCFSEKPMDANVQNVDKIVRAARKAKGIYQIGFQRRYAPTFVDGMPLVHNGDIGDLTFMQGHWHWEWSVGGWVANVALSGGELVEQACHHVDVMSWAAGEAPIRAMGIGHIIGPGRDLKYEHNSEDQSAVAFEFANGAIFSYTHLFYLAHHFRSEGLIVHGTKGGIDFHSGEMHPRGEDAKPVRFGEKVTSWEYGTSLELEAFANHIRNKETPRSNVETGRLSTLTALMGRMAMYKAKTKKFEGSVVTWDELGTTTDKA